DNA sequence from the Bradyrhizobium sp. CIAT3101 genome:
AACGGGCGCATCGACACCACCATCGGACCTGCGAACGGGCCGGCCTCACCGCAGGCGATGTTGGTGCGGTACATCGGCACCCGCACGTTCTGCTCGATGTGGCGGATCGGCATGCCCTCGTCGAGGAGTGCCTCTTCGAACGAGAAGGAGCAGCCGAGCACGAAGGTCACGAGGTCGTCGCGCCAATGCTTCGTCACGTCGGTCGGCTCGTCGACGACTTCGCCGTCGCGCCAGACACGGTAGCGCGGCACGTCGGTACGAATGTCGAGATCGGCGCCAAGGGCGGGGATGTACGGGCTGCCGACATCGGACATGCCGATGATCGGGCACGGCTTGGGATTGAGCTGGCAGAAGCGGTGGAAGGCGCCGGCATATTCCGCCGGCAGGATCGCCAGATTGCCCTGGACGAAGCCGGGGGCGACCCCCGCGGTGGAACCGACCTCGCCGCCACGATAGGCCAGCCGCGCCTGGCGGCTCGGGAGGGCGTCGGGTGTTTCAGTTTGCTGCGCTGCCACCAAAACAGTCATGTGATTGACCTGCCTATAAACTCGACAAAGACAGCCAACACCAAGCGTGCTATAAAGTCTAATCTTCCTTTCTAATCAATATCGATAAATATAATTTATCGATTGGGAAAATCCTTCCGATGCTGGACTTCAGGTCGATCGAAACCTTCCTTTGGGTTGTGAAGCTCGGCAGCTTTCGCGGCGCCGCGGCACGGCTGAATACGACCCAGCCTGCGATCTCCCAGCGCATCGCCCAGCTCGAGCGCGAGATGGGCGTCAAGCTCCTCAACCGCGACCATCGCGTGGCCTCGCCCACCCCGAGCGGCCGGCAGATGATGGTCTATGCGGAAAAGCTGATCGGCCTGCGCGCCCAGATGATGGCCGAGATCGGCGATCGATCGGCGATGCGCGGTGTGATGCGGCTCGGCGTCGCCGAGACCATCGTGCACACTTGGCTGCCGCGGCTGGTGAAGAGCATGAACCAGATCTATCCCAACCTGTCGCTGGAGATCGAGGTCGACATCACGCCGAACCTCACCGCGCGCCTGCTCGCGCAGGAGATCGAACTGGCCTTCGTGGTCGGACCGCTGTCGGCCTCGGGCGTGCACAACCGCGTGCTGGCCGATTATCCGATCGGCTTTCTCGCAAGCCCGTCGCTCGGGCTCGGACACGGCCCGGTGACGCCCGCCGATCTCGCGCGGTTTCCGATCATCACCTTTCCGCGCAAGACCAGGCCCTACGAGGTCGTGCGCGAGGTGTTCGACCGGCCCGACTTGCCGCCGATCCGTCTCCACGCCTCTGCCTCGCTTGCGACCGTGATCCACATGGCGGTGGAAGGCCTCGGCATCGCCGTGATCCCCGATGCCATCGTCGAGAACGAGCTCGCCGATGGCCGGCTGCAGTTGCTCGACACCGACCTGGAGATCGCGCCGCTGACGTTTACGGCAAGCTGGCTCGCCTCGCCCGACGTCGTCGCGGTGGAGCGCGTCGCCGAGCTTGCATGTCAGATTGCGCAGAGCAGCCTCGCGGTTGACGCGCCCGCGCTGGCGCGTCATTGAAAAAGGCGCCGGACAAACGAGAGACTGACGCATGAGCCGAGCCGCGACGAACCTGCAAATCGATTCCGCCCGCCTCTGGGGCTCCATTCACGAGACCGCGCAATTCGGCGGGACGGCCAAGGGCGGTGTACGGCGGCTGACGCTGAGCAGCGAAGACAAGCAGGTTCGCGACTGGTTCCGAAAGGCCTGTGAGGACGCGGGCCTCGAGGTGCATGTCGATGCGCTCGGCTCGCAGTTCGGCCTCCGCAAGGGCCGCGACATGTCGAAGCTGCCCGTCGGCATCGGCTCGCATCTCGACACCCAGCCGACCGGCGGCAAATATGACGGCATTCTCGGCACGCTCGGCGCGCTCGAGGTGATCCGCACGCTGAACGATGCCGGCATCGAGACCGAGGCGCCGATCTGCGTCGTCAACTGGACCAACGAGGAAGGCTCGCGCTTCGCGCCGGCGATGATGGCGTCCGCAGCCTACGTCGGCGATTTCACCACCGACGACATTCTCTCACGCAAGGATATCGAGGGCACGACGGTCGGCCAGGCGCTCGACAGCATCGGCTATCGCGGCGACAAGCCGGTCGGCTTCCAGAAGCTCGGCTGCTTCGTCGAGCTCCACATCGAACAGGGCCCGATCCTGGAAGCCGAGGGCAAGACCATCGGCGTGGTTGATTCCGGCCAGGGCGTGTTGTGGTACGACGGCAAGATCTCCGGCTTCGAGAGCCATGCGGGATCGACGCCGATGCCGCTGCGGCGCGATGCGCTGGCGACGCTGTCCGAGATCGTGCTGGCGATGGAAGCCATCGCCAGGAGGCACGGGCCGAACGCGGTCGGCACCATCGGCGAGGCCGTGATCGCGAATCCCTCGCGCAACGTCATTCCCGGCGAGATCGCCTTCACCATGGATTGCCGCAGCGCAGACGGCGCGATCATGGATGCGCTCGATCGCGACCTGCGTGCCGCGATCGCGGAGATCGCCGCGCGCCGCAAGGTCGATGTCAAGATCGATCTCGTCTGGCGCAAGCCGCCGACCCATTTCGATCCCAAGCTGATTGCGGCGGTCGAGAATGCGGCCAAGACGCTCGGCTACTCCTCCCGCCGTATCACCTCCGGGGCCGGCCACGATGCCTGCAACCTCAACACCGTCATGCCGGCGGCGATGGTGTTCGTGCCCTGCAAGGACGGCATCAGTCACAACGAGCTCGAAGACGCCACGCAGCCCGACTGCGCTGCCGGCACCAACGTGCTGATGCACACCGTGCTGGCGATCGCCGGCGTCGCATCCTGATCGGAGACAGACATGCGCGGAGTTTTCGTCGACGCCAATGAAGCGCTCGCCGTGATCATGGAGCGGCTGGAGAAGCCCGGCGACCCCAAGGTGCGGATTCACCGGGACCCCGATATCAAGCCCGAGCAATATCCTGAGATCCTCGACGGCGCCGAGATCGCGATCGTGGACCACACGGCGCTGCCAACCGAGGTCGCGAAGAAGTGCGCAGGCCTCAAGCACGTCGTATTCCTCGGCACCGGCGCGCGCAGCTACATGAACCCGGAGGAGCTCGCCGAGCTCGGCATCTCCGTGCATCTGATCAAGGGCTATGGCGATACGGCCGTCGCTGAGTCGGCGATCGCGCTGATGTGGTCCTCCGCGCGCGTCATCGCGATGATGGACCGCGAGATGCGCGCCGGTAACTGGCTGCGCGAGGACGGCATGCAGCTCACCGGCAAGACGCTGGGCCTGATCGGCTTCGGCGGTATCGCCGCCGAAGTCGCGCGCATCGCGTCCGGCAGCGGCATGAAGGTGATCGCGTGGAACCGCTCGCCGAAGACCCATCCCGGCATCGAGTTCACCGATCTCGACACGTTGCTGGCGCGGAGCGACGTGGTGTCGCTGCACCTGCTGCTCAACGACGAGACGCGCGGCATGATCACGCGCGAAAAGATCGCGAAGATGAAACCGGGCGTCGTCTTCATCAACACCGCGCGCGGCGCCATCGTCGACGAACAGGCGATGATCGATGCGTTGAAGTCGGGCCACATCCGCCATGCCGGCCTCGACGTCTTCAACATCGAGCCGCTGCCCGCGGATCATCCACTGACCAAGATTCCGAACGTGACGCTGTCGGCGCATTCGGCGTTTCGCACGCCGGAAGCCAGCGAAAACCTGATTGAGGCGGCATGGGTCCATTGCCGCCGGATCGTGAAAGGATAAGAGCAACAACAATGGCCGACTATCGCACCATCAAGGCAGAGCCGCTTACCAACGCCATCCGCGCCATCGTCAAGGCCGGGGGCTCCTCCGACCGTGAAGCCGAACTCGTATCCACCAATCTCGTCGAGGCCAACCTCAAGGGACATGATTCCCACGGCGTCGGCATGATCCCGCGTTATGTCTCGAGCGTCGTCAACGGCGGCCTGGCGGTGAATGCTCACGTCAAGACCGTGCTCGACACCGGTCCGCTTCTCACCCTCGACGGTCTCACCGGCTACGGCCAGGTGATCGGCCATGAAGCGATGGAGCTGGCGGCAGAACGCGCCAAGCGCAACGGCGTCTGCCTCGTCGGCCTTTCCAACGCGCACCACATCGGCCGCATCGGCCACTGGGCCGAGCAGTGCATCGACCATGGGCTGGTTTCGATCCATTTCGTCAACGTGATCTCGCGCCCGATCGTGGCGCCCTGGGGCGGCAGCGATCCGCGCCACGGCACCAACCCGTTCTGTGTCGGCATCCCGCGCCGGGGCAAGGAGCCGATCGTGCTCGACTTCGCCACCAGCCGGATCGCGCAGGGCAAGACCCGCGTCGCCCACAACAAGGGCGTCGAACTCGAGCCCGGCACCATCATCGACAATGAAGGCAAGCCCACCGTCAATCCGCGCTACACCGTGATCCCGCCGTATGGCGCCATCCTGCCGTTCGGCGAGCACAAGGGTTCGGGGCTCGCGCTGGTGTGCGAAATCCTCGGCGGCGCGCTCTCCGGCGGGCAGGTGGTCAAGGGCCCGTCCGACGGCAAGTACAACGTGCTCAACGGCATGCTCTCGATCGTCATTGATCCGGGCAAGCTCGGCACAGGCGAGAACCTGGCAAGTGAAGTCGAGAGTTTTGTTGCCTGGCACACCGGCTCGCCTCCCGGCCCCGGCGTCGAGAAAGTGAAGATTGCCGGCGAGCCCGAGCGCGAGACCAAGAAGAAGCGCCTTGCCGAAGGCATTCCGGTCGATCCGACCACTTGGCAGGAAATTTTGGAAGCCGGGAAGAAGTTCGGGCTGGATCAGGCGGCGATCGAGAAGATCGCGGGCTGAACGAGAACGAAGCCACCACAAACGGTGTCGTCCCGGACAAGCGAAGCGCAGATCCGGGACCCATACGCCGCAGCAGGCGTTTGACGAAGACAGGCAATGACCTTCTCGCGCAGCAACAGCGGCAGCGGCGTATGGGTCCCGGCTTTCGCCGGGACGACACCGTGATCTGTTGCGCGAACGTGCCTTAGTCCACCATATCCGCGACGGCCTTGCCGCACGCCGTGGTGTCGGCATTGCCGCCGAGGTCCTTGGTACGCAGCGTGCGTTCGGCCAGCGTGCGCTCGATCGCATCGACGATCGACTTGCCGGCAACCTTCTCGCCGAGATGATCCAGCATCATCGCGCCCGACCAGATCGCACCGATCGGGTTCGCGATGCCCTGCCCTGCGATGTCGGGCGCCGAGCCGTGCACCGGCTCGAACACCGAGGGGAAATCGCCCTCGGGATTGATGTTGCCCGATGGCGCGATGCCGATCGTGCCGGTGCAGGCGGGGCCCAGATCGGACAGGATGTCGCCGAACAGGTTGGAGCCGACCACGACGTCGAACCAGTCCGGATGCAGCACGAAGTTCGCGGTGAGAATGTCGATGTGGTACTTGTCCCACTTCACGCCCGGAAACTTCTTGGCCATCGCCTCCACGCGCTCATCCCAATAGGGCATGGTGATGGAGATGCCGTTGGACTTGGTCGCCGAGGTCAGGTGCTTCTTCGGCCGCGACTGCGCGAGCTCGAAGGCGAACTTCAGGATGCGATCGACGCCGGTGCGGGTCATCACCGTCTGCTGCGTCACGAACTCGCGGTCGGTGTCGGGGAACATGCGTCCGCCGACGGAGGAATATTCGCCTTCGGTGTTCTCGCGCACCACCCAGAAATCGATGTCACCGGGCTTGCGATTGGCCAGCGGCGACGGCACGCCGGGCATCAGCCGCACCGGGCGCAGGTTCACATATTGATCGAACTCGCGACGGAACTTGATCAGCGAGCCCCACAGCGAGACGTGATCCGGAATCTTGGCGGGCCAGCCGACCGCGCCGAAATAGATCGCGTCGTGCTTGCCGATCTTTTCCTTCCAATCATCCGGCATCATCTGCCCGTGCTTCTCGTAATAATCCCAGGACGAGAAGTCGAAATGATCGAAATGCAGGGACACGCCGTGCTTCTTGGCCGCCGTCTCCAAAACGCGCAGGCCCTCGGGCATCACTTCCTTGCCGATGCCATCGCCGGGGATGACTGCGATCCGGTATTGTTTCTTGCTCATCGAGAACGTCCCTTTTTGGTCCGGCAGCCGCCGTCTTTTTGACCGCACTGCAATGGACCAAACTCGGCGGCAGTGCAACGCTGCACTGCAATGTTGACCATGGCGCAGCCGACCGCCTACTGATTTCATTCAGTTCCCACCGAGCGAGTACACTCCATGGATCTGCATCTGCGTGGCAAGCGCGTCCTGATCACGGGCGCGTCCAAGGGCATCGGCGCAGCCGCCGCCGAGGCGTTTGCCGAGGAAGGCGCTCATCTCCTGCTCGCCGCCCGCAACGGCGATCAGCTCAAGGCGCTGGCTGACCGGCTGCGCTCGGCGCACCAGATCGACGCTGCGACCAGCATCGTGGATTTGCGCAAGGCCGACGACATCGCCCGGCTCGCCAAGGAAGCTGCCGATATCGACGTGCTCGTCAACAATGCCGGCGACATCCCCGGCGGCTCGATCGACAAGATCGATGAAGCCACCTGGCGCCACGCCTGGGAATTGAAAGTGTTCGGCTACATCAACCTGACGCGGCAGATCTACGCGCAGATGAAGGCCAAAGGCGGCGGCGTCATCGTCAACGACATCGGCGCGGCCGGTGAAAAATTCGACGCCAATTATATCTGCGGCAGCGCCGGCAATGCCGCGCTGATGGCTTTCACCCGCGCGCTCGGCGGCAAGAGCCTCGCCGACAACATCCGCGTGGTCGGCATCAATCCCGGCCCCGTCGGCACCGACCGCCACGTCACACTGCTGAAGACGCGGGCAAAGCACCAGTTCGGCGATGAGAACCGTTACAAGGAATTCCAGAAGGGCCTGCCGCTGGGCCGCCCCGCGCATGCGCGCGAGATCGGCGACCTCATGGCCTTCCTCGCGTCGGATCGCGCCGGCTACACATCCGGCGTGATCTACACGGTCGACGGCGGTATCAGCGCCGGATGGGGTTAGACTTTTCTGTCGAAGCGAACCAAGAGTAGCCTTAGGAGCAAAATAGTTGTCTCAAGACCTGATCCGCGAAACCGCCTGCACCGTCGTCGACAAGCTGCGCTCCGGCGACGTTTCGCCCCTCGAGCTGCTCGACGTGGTGGAGAAGCGCATCGGCGAGGTCGACGGCAAGGTCAACGCGCTGCCGACACTGTGCTTCGATCGCGCGCGGACCAATGCGAAAGCGCTGATGCAGAAGCCGGCCGGTGCGCGCGGGCTGCTCGCGGGTCTGCCGCTGCCGATCAAGGACCTGACCGACGTCGCCGGCGTGTTGAACACCCAGGGCTCGCCGATCTTCAAGGATAACATTTCCGCGACGTCCGACCTCATGGTCGAGAATCTCGAGGCCAATGGCGCGGTCGTCTACGCAAAATCCAACACGCCGGAATTCGGCGCCGGCGCCAACACCTTCAACGAGGTGTTCGGTGCGACGCTCAATCCCTGGGACACGTCCAGGTCGGCGGCCGGCTCTTCCGGCGGCGCAGCGGTGGCGCTCGCGACCGGTATGGCCTGGCTCGCGCAGGGCTCCGACATGGGCGGCTCCTTGCGCAGCCCCGCAGCCTTCTGCGGCGTCGTCGGCATGCGGCCGAGCATCGGCCGCGTCGCGCATACCCCGAAATCGGGTATCGACCGCAATCTCGGCGTGGTCGGTCCGATGGCGCGCAATGTCAAGGATCTCGCATTGCTGCTCGACGCCATGAGCGGCGACTTTGCGGACGATCCGCTGTCGCTGCCGGCGCCCACGACCTCCTTCCTGTCGGCGGCACAGTCGGGCAGGAAGCCCAAGCGCATCGCCTATTCGCCCGATCTCGGCATCACGCCGGTTGATCCCGAGGTCAAGGCGATCACGCGCAAGGCGGCGGAACGCTTCGCGGAGGCCGGCGCCATCGTCGAGGAGGCGCATCCCGACTGGCGCGAAGCGCACGAATGCTTCCACGTGCTGCGCGCCTTCGACTTCGCGATCACCAAGGCCAATCTGCTGCGCACCAAGCGCGACCTGCTCAAGCCCGAGGTGATCTGGAACATCGAGGAGGGCCTCAAGCTCTCGGTCGAGCAGCTCGCTCGTGCCGAAGCCCAGCGCGTCGGCATGACCGCACGCGCGATCGAGTTCTTCAAGACCTACGATTTGCTGCTGACGCCGACAACGATCGTGCCGCCCTTCCCGATCGAGAATCGTTATGTCGCGGAATGCGCCGGCAAGAGGTTCGAGAACTACGTCGAATGGCTCGGCATCGTCTACGCCATCACGCTGGCCTGCTGCCCATCACTGTCGCTGCCCTGCGGCTTCACGGCTTCCGGTTTGCCGGTCGGCGTGCAGGTCGTCGGCGCGCCGCGCGCGGATGCGCAGGTGCTCGCCGGCGCGAAGGTGCTGGAGGATATTCTGGGCCTGCGCGGGCAGACGCCGATCGACCCGAAGATCAGGGCATGATGCGGGCCGCGCCGGGGGACCTTAGCTGTCCCCCGGTGCCGGCACATTCACCATCAGGCCGTCTCTGCGCGGCCCGTTACCAAGGCCTCGGCGTCCCGGTCAGATCTTAATCGTTGGCTTTCGGACCGCCGTGATACTGATGCGCGTCGTAGCCCTCATCCTCCGTCATAGCCGCGTGGGCCATGAAGCCCGGATGGGGCTGTGACATCCGGGCGGTCGCTTCCGACGCCATGGATGCGTGATGCGCCACGTCGCGGGCAGCGGCAGCGGAGCAGAGCGCGACCAGAATGGCCGACGCAGCAAGAACAGATTTCATCATGATTTGACGTGCCTCGTGTTGAAGCCCACCAGCAAATTAAAGGTGGAGTTCGTCACGTAGGATTCCCAGTCTGGATCTGGGCTCCTGCTATAGGCGCGGCATAAACGTCGGGCTCCCGGTTTACCTCGAGGCGGATTGGGCCTCCAGGCCGCGGCTATAGCGCGACATCGCGAAGCAGAACACGAAATAGATCGCGGCGACGAAGATGTAGACCTCGACCGAAAACTGTTGCCAGGCCGGATCGATGATCGCGGTCTTGGCGGTCGTCAGCAGATCGAAGATGCCGATGATCAGCACCAGGCTGGTGTCCTTGAAGAATGCGATGAAGGTGTTGACCAGCGGCGGAATGACGTGGCGGATCGCCTGCGGAAGCACGACCAGCCGGTGCTTCCGCCAATAGGACAGCCCCAACGCATCGGCCGCTTCGTATTGCCCGCGCGGCACGGCCTGGAGGCCACCACGGATCACTTCGGCAAGATAGGCGCCCGCAAACAGAATGATCGCGATCTGCGCGCGCAACAGCTTGTCGATGTTGAATCCGCTGGGCATGAACAGCGGAAACATCACGCTCGCCATGAACAGAAGGCTCACCAGCGGCACGCCGCGGATCAGTTCGACATAGAGCACGCTCAGCGAGCGGATCGCCGGCAGCTTTGAGCGTCGACCGAGCGCGACCAGAATGCCGAGCGGGAAGCCGAACGCCAATCCGAACGTCGCCAGGATCAGCGTCACCGGCAGCCCGCCCCAGCGGTCCTGCGAGACGAAGGACAGCCCGAACACGCCGCCCCACATCAGGACGCTGATCAGCGCCAGCGCGCCGATCCAGAGGTAAGCCAATTCCCGCCGCCATAGCGCGCGGCGCGTCGAGAGAAAGAACAGCGCAATGAACAGCACGACGGACAGCGCCGGCCGCCATTGCTCGTCGAACGGATAGGTGCCGAACAGGATGAAGCGGTACTTCTCGGGAATGATGGCCCAGCAGGCGCCGAGGCCGCGCACGGCCTTGCAGGCGCTGGAATCGTTGGCCGGCGCGAACCAGACCGCGTTCGCGATGCCCCACTGCACGAAGCTGATCACGCCTTTCGCCAGCACTGCCAGCAGAACGACCGTCAGAATGCCGTTGGGGATCGACGAGAACAGATTGGTGCGCAGCCAGCGCAGCACCGGATTGCCGATTTGCGGGCGCCGGGCGGCACGCGGCAGGTCGGGCATGTCAGTGATCGCCGTCATGCTCAGCGCTCCGCCAGCGCGATGCGCGCATTGTACCAGTTCATGAAGAAGCTGATGCCGAGACTGATGGTGAGGAAGACGGCCATGATCAGCGAGATCGCCTCGATCGCCTGCCCGGTCTGGTTCAGCGTGGTGTTGGCGATCGAGACCACGTCCTGATAGCCGATCGCAACCGCGAGCGAGGAGTTCTTGGTCAGGTTGAGATACTGGCTGGTCATCGGCGGCACGATCACGCGCAGCGCCTGCGGCAGGATGATCTGCCGCAGCATGAAGCTGCGGCGCAGGCCGAGCGCACTGGCGGCATCCCACTGCCCGCGCGGCACCGACTGGATGCCGCTGCGCACGATCTCGGCGATGAAGGCCGAGGTGTAAGTGACGAGCGCGATCAGCAGCGCGAAATATTCCGGCGCGAGCGTCAAACCACCGACGAAGTTGAAGCCGCGCAGCTGGGGCCATTCGATCGTCCAGGACACGCGAAGCGCCACCGATACGGCCGTCGGCAGGGCGAGGATGAGGCCAACCGCAAACGGCCAGGCCGGCCGCGGCTTGCCGTCCCGCATCTGTTGCGCGATCAGCCATCGCCTGATCAGAAGGAACGCGGCGAGCCCGAGCGCGGCCGTGCCGAGCACCCAGAGCTGCGGCGAGCCCACCGGGATCGCCGGCAGGATCAGGCCGCGATTGGACAGGAAAATGCCGTCGACCGGCCGCCACGCGGCGCGCGCCGCCGGCAGCGCCTGCATCAGCACGTACCAGAACAATAGCTGAAGCAGCAGCGGAATGTCGCGCAGGACTTCCACATAGACGGCGGCAAGCCGCGACAGCAGCCAGTTCGCCGACAACCGCGAGATCCCGATCAGTGTCCCCAGAATGGTCGCAAGCACGATGCCGATCACAGCGACACGCAGGGTGTTGGCGATGCCGACAACGAAGGCCCAGAGGTAGCTGTCCCTCGGACTGTAGGCGAGCAGGCTGTCGGCAATCGGCATGCCCGCTTCGCGGCCGAGAAATGCAAAGCCGGTGGTGATGCGGCGCGCCGAGAGGTTGGTGACCGTGTTGGACCAGAGGAAGACGATGACGGCAACCGCGATGCCGACCACCAGCACCTGCCAGAACAGGCCCTTCAGTTCGTTCGGCCCGAGCGCGCCGAAAAAGCTGCGGCGCGGCGGCGGCCTGGGGTCATCTGAGGTCACGGCACAAAAATCCTTCCTGAAAACAGCGATTTCCGGCGGCGCGCGTCAACTGTTGCACCAATTCAAGAACCGTGCAACAAATGTTTCATGGCCGAGCCCGCAAAATCCTCGCCCCTGAGCGAACTGCGCATTGCGTTGCCATCGCTCCCCCTGCGCTTGCAGGAGGTCGGGCGTTTTGTCGCGGCCAACGATTACGATGCCACCACCCGTTCGATGCGCGACCTCGCGGCCGAGGCCGGTGCCGATCCCGCCGCATTCACGCGCCTTGCCAAGGCGATCGGCTATTCCGGCTGGGACGCATTGCGCGCTGCGCTGACCGAGGCACGGCGGCCGTCGCAGATCTCGCCTTTTTCGGCGCGCGCCAAAGGCCGCCGCCACGGCCCGAACGCGGACGTCACGCTCATCACCGACAAGCTCGAGGCCGAGGCCGCGGGTCTGCCGCGCATCTCCGCCCACGCGATCGCGGACGCGGCCCGCACGCTGCACGATGCAAAGCGGATCTGGATCACCGGCTATCGCAGCTGCCGCAGCGTCGCGGAATTGCTCAACTACGAGCTCCGGCTATTCCGGCCCGAACAGGTGCAGATCGTAGGCAGCTCCGGCCCTGACGATCTCGATCTCGGCGCCTTCCGCCCCGGCGAGGCCGTGATCGTCATCGGCTTCATGCCCTATACCAATGCCAGCGTCCGGGTCGCGCAAGCCGCCTATCGCGCCGGCGCAACGCTGATCGCGATCGCCGACAGCGTGGCCGCGCCGATGGCCGAGGGGGCCGACCACGTTCTGCTGTTCGAAGCGGCCTCCTCGCCCGGCTTCTTTCCGAGCCTCACCGGCGCGCTCGCGATCGCGCAGTCGCTCGCCGCAGTGACGTTCTCACTGGGCGGCAGCGCCGCCAAGAAGCGGCTCCAGGACACCGAGGCACGGCTCGCCACGGCTTCCACCTACGTTTCAGAGAAAGGTTGATCCATGAGCACCCGAACCAGCCGCGTGCTGCACCGCTCGTTGCGTGAGACTCCGCCCAAGGCGATCGGCGGCGAAGGCGTCTATCTGTTTGCCGAGGACGGCCGCCGCGTCATCGACGCCTCCGGCGGCGCGGCGGTGTCCTGCCTCGGGCATCAGCATCCCCGCGTGATCGCGGCAATGGCGAAGCAGGCTTCGACGCTCGCCTATGCACACACCGCCTTCTTCTCCTCCGAGCCGGCCGAGCGGCTTGCCGAAACGCTGGTTGGCCACGAGCCCGGCGGCCTCGCCTACGCCTATTTCGTCAGCGGCGGATCGGAGGCGATCGAAGCCAGCATCAAGCTCGCACGACAATATTTCATCGAACGCGGCGAGCCGCAGCGGCAGCATTTCATCGCGCGGCGGCAGAGCTATCACGGCAACACGCTCGGCGCGCTCGCCGCCGGCGGCAACGCCTGGCGCCGCGCGCCCTACGCACCGCTGCTCTCGGCCGCATTCAGCCACGTGACGCCGGCGTTTGCCTATCATGAAAAGCACGACGGCGAGTCCGACGCGCAATTCGTGGCGCGCCTCGCCGCGGAGCTCGAAGCCGAGTTCCAGCGGCTTGGCCCCAACACCGTCGCGGCGTTCCTCGCCGAGCCGGTCGTTGGCGCCACCGCCGGTGCGGTGACGGCACCGGACGGCTACTTCAAGGCCGTGCGAGAGATCTGCGACCGGCACGGCGCGCTTCTCATCCTCGATGAGGTCATGTGCGGCATGGGCCGCACCGGCACGACGCATGCATGGCAACAAGAAGGCGTCGCCCCCGATATCCAGGCGATCGCAAAGGGTCTCGGCGGCGGTTACCAGCCGATCGGCGCCATGCTTGCGAGCGGCAAGATCATCGACACCATCCGTTCGGGCTCGGGCGCGTTCCAGCACGGTCACACCTATCTCGCGCACCCCCTCGCCTGCGCGGCTGCGCTTGCGGTGCAGGACGTGATCCGGGAGGACAATCTGCTCGAGCAGATCAAGCAGCGCGGCAAGCAGCTCGAGCATCGGCTGACCGAGCGCTTCGGCAATCACCGCCATGTCGGAGATATCAGGGGCCGCGGGCTGTTCTGGGCGATCGAGCTCGTCGCTGATCGTGCCAGCCGCACCTCGTTCGACCCGGCGC
Encoded proteins:
- a CDS encoding aspartate aminotransferase family protein → MSTRTSRVLHRSLRETPPKAIGGEGVYLFAEDGRRVIDASGGAAVSCLGHQHPRVIAAMAKQASTLAYAHTAFFSSEPAERLAETLVGHEPGGLAYAYFVSGGSEAIEASIKLARQYFIERGEPQRQHFIARRQSYHGNTLGALAAGGNAWRRAPYAPLLSAAFSHVTPAFAYHEKHDGESDAQFVARLAAELEAEFQRLGPNTVAAFLAEPVVGATAGAVTAPDGYFKAVREICDRHGALLILDEVMCGMGRTGTTHAWQQEGVAPDIQAIAKGLGGGYQPIGAMLASGKIIDTIRSGSGAFQHGHTYLAHPLACAAALAVQDVIREDNLLEQIKQRGKQLEHRLTERFGNHRHVGDIRGRGLFWAIELVADRASRTSFDPALKLNQKIKTEAFANGLGCYPGGGTVDGVRGDHVLLAPPYIASADEIDQIVDKLGTAVDNVLRSVNH
- a CDS encoding amino acid ABC transporter permease, which translates into the protein MTAITDMPDLPRAARRPQIGNPVLRWLRTNLFSSIPNGILTVVLLAVLAKGVISFVQWGIANAVWFAPANDSSACKAVRGLGACWAIIPEKYRFILFGTYPFDEQWRPALSVVLFIALFFLSTRRALWRRELAYLWIGALALISVLMWGGVFGLSFVSQDRWGGLPVTLILATFGLAFGFPLGILVALGRRSKLPAIRSLSVLYVELIRGVPLVSLLFMASVMFPLFMPSGFNIDKLLRAQIAIILFAGAYLAEVIRGGLQAVPRGQYEAADALGLSYWRKHRLVVLPQAIRHVIPPLVNTFIAFFKDTSLVLIIGIFDLLTTAKTAIIDPAWQQFSVEVYIFVAAIYFVFCFAMSRYSRGLEAQSASR
- a CDS encoding MurR/RpiR family transcriptional regulator; translation: MAEPAKSSPLSELRIALPSLPLRLQEVGRFVAANDYDATTRSMRDLAAEAGADPAAFTRLAKAIGYSGWDALRAALTEARRPSQISPFSARAKGRRHGPNADVTLITDKLEAEAAGLPRISAHAIADAARTLHDAKRIWITGYRSCRSVAELLNYELRLFRPEQVQIVGSSGPDDLDLGAFRPGEAVIVIGFMPYTNASVRVAQAAYRAGATLIAIADSVAAPMAEGADHVLLFEAASSPGFFPSLTGALAIAQSLAAVTFSLGGSAAKKRLQDTEARLATASTYVSEKG
- a CDS encoding ABC transporter permease subunit (The N-terminal region of this protein, as described by TIGR01726, is a three transmembrane segment that identifies a subfamily of ABC transporter permease subunits, which specificities that include histidine, arginine, glutamine, glutamate, L-cystine (sic), the opines (in Agrobacterium) octopine and nopaline, etc.), with translation MTSDDPRPPPRRSFFGALGPNELKGLFWQVLVVGIAVAVIVFLWSNTVTNLSARRITTGFAFLGREAGMPIADSLLAYSPRDSYLWAFVVGIANTLRVAVIGIVLATILGTLIGISRLSANWLLSRLAAVYVEVLRDIPLLLQLLFWYVLMQALPAARAAWRPVDGIFLSNRGLILPAIPVGSPQLWVLGTAALGLAAFLLIRRWLIAQQMRDGKPRPAWPFAVGLILALPTAVSVALRVSWTIEWPQLRGFNFVGGLTLAPEYFALLIALVTYTSAFIAEIVRSGIQSVPRGQWDAASALGLRRSFMLRQIILPQALRVIVPPMTSQYLNLTKNSSLAVAIGYQDVVSIANTTLNQTGQAIEAISLIMAVFLTISLGISFFMNWYNARIALAER
- a CDS encoding amidase family protein, with the protein product MSQDLIRETACTVVDKLRSGDVSPLELLDVVEKRIGEVDGKVNALPTLCFDRARTNAKALMQKPAGARGLLAGLPLPIKDLTDVAGVLNTQGSPIFKDNISATSDLMVENLEANGAVVYAKSNTPEFGAGANTFNEVFGATLNPWDTSRSAAGSSGGAAVALATGMAWLAQGSDMGGSLRSPAAFCGVVGMRPSIGRVAHTPKSGIDRNLGVVGPMARNVKDLALLLDAMSGDFADDPLSLPAPTTSFLSAAQSGRKPKRIAYSPDLGITPVDPEVKAITRKAAERFAEAGAIVEEAHPDWREAHECFHVLRAFDFAITKANLLRTKRDLLKPEVIWNIEEGLKLSVEQLARAEAQRVGMTARAIEFFKTYDLLLTPTTIVPPFPIENRYVAECAGKRFENYVEWLGIVYAITLACCPSLSLPCGFTASGLPVGVQVVGAPRADAQVLAGAKVLEDILGLRGQTPIDPKIRA